From Pseudomonas putida, one genomic window encodes:
- the gbcA gene encoding glycine-betaine demethylase subunit GbcA yields the protein MDVTATLSLGDPLEAARKATAEMLQTRERTYSLPQPFYTDERLFQIDMQEIFHKEWLIAGMTCEIPAKGNYITLQIGKNPIIVVRGSEGKVHAFHNVCRHRGSRLCVNEKGKVAKLVCHYHQWTYELDGRLLFAGTEMGADFDMKEYGLKPVNVKVAGGYIFISLAENPPAIDEFLATLDHYMEPYDMENTKVAVQTTLMEKANWKLVLENNRECYHCSGSHPELLQTLLEWDDTNDPRASQEFKDHVAASAAAWEAEKIPYLHKSHGLRNRIVRMPLLKGTVSMTMDGKQACQKLMGRIKNPDLGSMRILHLPHSWNHCMGDHMIVFTVWPISAQETMVTTKWLVHKDAVEGVDYDPERMRKVWDATNDQDRRLAEENQRGINSTAYQPGPYSKTYEFGVVNFIDWYSDRVLANLGAEPAPYLKEVKAQ from the coding sequence ATGGACGTCACCGCAACCCTGAGCCTGGGCGATCCACTGGAAGCTGCACGCAAGGCCACCGCCGAGATGCTGCAGACCCGCGAGCGCACCTACTCGCTGCCCCAGCCGTTCTACACCGACGAGCGTCTGTTCCAGATCGACATGCAGGAGATCTTCCACAAGGAATGGCTGATTGCCGGCATGACGTGCGAAATCCCGGCCAAGGGCAACTACATCACCCTGCAGATCGGCAAGAACCCGATCATCGTGGTGCGCGGCAGCGAAGGTAAGGTGCATGCCTTCCACAACGTCTGCCGCCATCGTGGCTCACGCCTGTGCGTCAACGAGAAAGGCAAAGTGGCAAAGCTGGTCTGCCATTACCACCAGTGGACGTATGAACTGGATGGCCGCCTGCTGTTCGCAGGTACTGAAATGGGCGCCGACTTCGACATGAAAGAGTACGGCCTCAAGCCTGTGAACGTAAAAGTCGCCGGTGGCTACATCTTCATCAGCCTGGCGGAAAACCCACCTGCGATCGACGAGTTCCTGGCCACCCTGGACCACTACATGGAACCGTATGACATGGAGAACACCAAGGTGGCAGTGCAAACCACCTTGATGGAAAAGGCCAACTGGAAGCTGGTGCTGGAAAACAACCGCGAGTGCTACCACTGCTCCGGCTCGCACCCGGAGTTGCTGCAAACCCTGCTGGAGTGGGACGACACCAACGACCCGCGCGCCAGCCAGGAATTCAAGGACCACGTGGCGGCCTCCGCCGCCGCTTGGGAAGCCGAGAAGATCCCGTACCTGCACAAGAGCCATGGCCTGCGTAACCGCATCGTGCGCATGCCGCTGCTCAAGGGCACCGTGTCGATGACCATGGACGGTAAACAGGCGTGCCAGAAACTGATGGGCCGCATCAAGAACCCAGACCTGGGCTCGATGCGCATCCTGCACCTGCCACACTCGTGGAACCACTGCATGGGCGACCACATGATCGTGTTCACCGTGTGGCCGATCAGCGCCCAGGAGACCATGGTCACCACCAAGTGGCTGGTGCACAAGGATGCCGTGGAAGGCGTGGACTACGACCCTGAGCGCATGCGCAAGGTGTGGGACGCCACCAACGACCAGGACCGCCGCCTGGCCGAAGAAAACCAGCGCGGTATCAACTCGACGGCGTATCAGCCGGGGCCTTACTCGAAGACTTACGAGTTCGGTGTGGTGAACTTCATTGACTGGTACAGCGACCGCGTATTGGCCAATTTGGGCGCAGAGCCTGCCCCCTACCTGAAAGAGGTGAAGGCGCAGTGA
- a CDS encoding electron transfer flavoprotein subunit alpha/FixB family protein, producing the protein MSDIIRRDPRAEWIARNRLHPLHAALQTQQTRWMGPSGLTRKNPHAIAAGFIGPNGLKRIDRSGAQQGTGGGGRRSAPAEVQLPLHQVAAPAFYIAVVPDMVGGRLSSHDRDLLGLAHSLAGSDGAVLAVVFGEHKESTFSTAGVDRLLVMEGEAFEGYAPEQLVQGLRAVDNQFTPRHWLLPDSRTGGGEVGRRFAAAVGERPATRVWQVKDGQCIGRAGAGQQDLQRAMPRLILAAAECAEPVSETRHEALPVELSTSVARSLSRIEDLGSVAVDPATIAMAESEFIVSGGNGVKDWDLYHKATAALGATEGASRVAVDDGFMPRNRQVGATGTWVTARVYVAVGISGAIQHLQGIGACDKVVAINMDPGCDMIKRADLSVIGDSSAILKALIEAVDNYRSGGQRDAA; encoded by the coding sequence ATGAGCGACATCATCCGCCGCGACCCACGCGCCGAGTGGATCGCCCGTAACCGCCTGCACCCGCTGCATGCAGCGCTGCAGACGCAACAGACTCGCTGGATGGGGCCCAGTGGCCTCACGCGCAAAAACCCGCATGCCATCGCCGCCGGTTTCATCGGCCCCAATGGCCTCAAGCGTATCGACCGCAGCGGTGCCCAACAGGGCACCGGGGGCGGCGGGCGGCGTAGCGCGCCGGCCGAAGTGCAATTGCCGCTGCATCAGGTTGCAGCGCCTGCGTTCTACATCGCCGTGGTGCCCGACATGGTCGGTGGCCGCCTGAGCAGCCACGACCGCGACTTGCTCGGCTTGGCCCATAGCCTGGCCGGCAGCGATGGCGCGGTGTTGGCCGTGGTGTTTGGCGAGCACAAGGAAAGCACGTTTTCCACAGCCGGGGTCGATCGCCTGCTGGTTATGGAAGGTGAGGCGTTCGAAGGCTATGCACCTGAGCAACTGGTGCAAGGGCTGCGGGCTGTGGATAACCAGTTCACGCCACGCCACTGGCTGTTGCCCGATAGCCGCACCGGTGGTGGCGAAGTGGGCCGGCGCTTCGCTGCCGCCGTGGGCGAGCGCCCGGCGACGCGGGTTTGGCAGGTCAAGGACGGCCAGTGCATCGGCCGTGCCGGCGCGGGCCAGCAGGACCTGCAACGCGCCATGCCACGGTTGATCCTGGCTGCGGCGGAATGTGCCGAACCTGTCAGCGAAACCCGTCATGAAGCGCTGCCAGTGGAGTTGTCCACAAGCGTTGCACGCAGCCTGTCGCGTATCGAGGACCTCGGCTCGGTGGCCGTGGACCCGGCCACCATTGCCATGGCCGAATCCGAGTTCATCGTTTCGGGCGGTAATGGCGTCAAAGACTGGGACCTGTACCACAAGGCGACCGCAGCCCTCGGCGCTACCGAAGGCGCCTCGCGCGTGGCAGTGGACGACGGCTTCATGCCGCGTAACCGCCAGGTGGGTGCTACCGGTACCTGGGTCACCGCACGGGTCTACGTGGCGGTGGGTATCTCGGGCGCGATCCAGCATCTGCAGGGTATCGGCGCTTGCGACAAGGTGGTGGCGATCAACATGGACCCGGGCTGCGACATGATCAAACGGGCCGACCTGTCGGTGATTGGCGACAGCTCGGCGATTCTCAAGGCACTGATCGAGGCTGTGGACAACTACCGCAGCGGCGGCCAGCGCGACGCGGCATAA
- a CDS encoding methyl-accepting chemotaxis protein, whose translation MTSAVEEVARNAVSTSEASSEASRSTGDGRDLVLETVGAIERMSGDVQATAKLITHLAEQSRDIGKVLDVIRGLADQTNLLALNAAIEAARAGEAGRGFAVVADEVRALAHRTQQSTSEIERMIGSIQGGTEQAVESMRTSTERAESTLNIAKGAGMALDTIAGAVAQINERNLVIASAAEEQAQVAREVDRNLVNINDLSVQSATGAHQTSAASAELSRLAVDLNGLVARFRT comes from the coding sequence ATGACCAGCGCCGTCGAAGAAGTGGCGCGTAACGCTGTGAGCACCTCAGAAGCCTCCAGCGAAGCCAGCCGCTCGACCGGCGACGGGCGTGACCTGGTGCTGGAAACCGTAGGCGCCATCGAGCGGATGAGCGGTGATGTGCAGGCCACCGCCAAACTGATCACTCACTTGGCCGAACAATCGCGCGACATCGGCAAGGTACTGGATGTGATCCGCGGCCTGGCCGACCAGACCAACCTGCTGGCGCTCAACGCGGCCATCGAAGCGGCGCGTGCCGGCGAGGCGGGCCGTGGGTTTGCGGTGGTGGCGGATGAAGTGCGTGCGCTGGCACACCGTACCCAGCAGTCGACCAGCGAAATCGAACGGATGATCGGCAGCATCCAAGGCGGCACCGAACAGGCGGTCGAATCGATGCGCACCAGCACCGAACGCGCCGAGTCGACGCTGAACATCGCCAAGGGCGCCGGTATGGCGCTGGACACCATTGCCGGGGCCGTGGCGCAGATCAATGAACGCAACCTGGTAATCGCCAGCGCGGCGGAAGAACAAGCCCAGGTGGCGCGAGAGGTTGACCGCAACCTGGTGAACATCAATGACTTGTCGGTGCAGAGCGCGACCGGCGCACATCAGACCAGCGCAGCGAGCGCAGAGCTGTCGCGCCTGGCTGTGGATTTGAATGGGCTGGTGGCACGCTTTCGCACCTGA
- a CDS encoding low specificity L-threonine aldolase, which yields MTDKSQQFASDNYSGICPEAWAAMEKANIGHDRAYGDDQWTERAAQYFRELFETDCEVFFAFNGTAANSLALASLCQSYHSVICSETAHVETDECGAPEFFSNGSKLLTAPSVNGKLTPQSIREVALKRQDIHYPKPRVVTLTQATEVGTVYRPDELKAISATCKELGLNLHMDGARFTNACAFLGCSPAELTWKAGVDVLCFGGTKNGMAVGEAILFFNRDLAEDFDYRCKQAGQLASKMRFLSAPWVGLLENGAWLRHGNHANHCAQLLASLVSDLPGVELMFPVEANGVFLQMPEPALEALRARGWRFYTFIGSGGARFMCSWDTEEERVRSLAADIHSVIGA from the coding sequence ATGACAGACAAAAGCCAACAATTCGCCAGCGACAATTATTCCGGTATCTGCCCCGAAGCCTGGGCAGCGATGGAAAAGGCCAACATCGGCCACGACCGCGCCTACGGCGACGACCAGTGGACCGAGCGCGCCGCCCAGTACTTCCGCGAGCTGTTCGAAACCGACTGCGAAGTGTTTTTCGCCTTCAACGGCACCGCCGCCAATTCGCTGGCCCTGGCCTCTTTGTGCCAGAGCTACCACAGCGTGATCTGCTCCGAGACCGCCCACGTAGAAACCGATGAATGTGGCGCGCCGGAGTTTTTCTCCAACGGCTCCAAGCTGCTCACCGCGCCCAGCGTCAACGGCAAGCTGACGCCGCAATCGATCCGTGAAGTAGCGCTCAAGCGCCAAGACATTCACTACCCCAAGCCACGTGTGGTGACCCTGACCCAGGCTACCGAAGTCGGTACCGTGTACCGCCCCGATGAGCTCAAGGCGATCAGCGCCACCTGCAAAGAGCTGGGCCTGAACCTGCACATGGACGGCGCGCGGTTCACCAATGCCTGCGCATTTCTTGGCTGCAGCCCGGCCGAGCTGACCTGGAAGGCCGGCGTGGATGTGCTGTGCTTTGGCGGCACCAAGAACGGTATGGCGGTCGGTGAGGCGATCCTGTTCTTCAACCGCGACCTGGCCGAGGACTTCGACTACCGCTGCAAGCAGGCCGGGCAGTTGGCCTCGAAAATGCGCTTTTTGTCGGCACCCTGGGTGGGGCTGCTGGAAAACGGCGCCTGGCTGCGCCATGGCAACCACGCCAACCATTGCGCGCAGCTGCTGGCGTCGTTGGTGAGTGACCTGCCGGGGGTAGAGCTGATGTTCCCGGTTGAGGCTAACGGGGTGTTCCTGCAGATGCCGGAGCCCGCGCTGGAAGCGTTGCGCGCCAGAGGCTGGCGCTTCTACACCTTCATTGGTAGCGGCGGGGCGCGGTTCATGTGTTCATGGGATACCGAAGAGGAACGGGTGCGCTCACTGGCAGCGGATATCCATAGCGTCATCGGCGCCTGA
- a CDS encoding sarcosine oxidase subunit beta family protein, with protein MQRYSGFGLFKHSLSHHENWQRMWRTPTPKKVYDVVIVGGGGHGLATAYYLAKEHGITNVAVVEKGYLGGGNTARNTTIVRSNYLWDESAQLYEHAMKLWEGLSQDINYNVMFSQRGVYNLCHTLQDIRDSERRVSANRLNGVDGELLNTAQVAAEIPYLDCSKNTRYPILGATVQRRGGVARHDAVAWGYARAADALGVDLIQQTEVIGFRKENGAVIGVETNKGFIGAKRVGVVTAGNSGHMAKLAGFRLPLESHPLQALVSEPIKPIIDSVIMSNAVHGYISQSDKGDLVIGAGIDGWVGYGQRGSYPVIEHTLQAIVEMFPNLSRVRMNRQWGGIVDTSPDACPIISKTPVKNMFFNCGWGTGGFKATPGSGNVFAASLAKGEMHPLAAPFSMDRFYNGALIDEHGAAAVAH; from the coding sequence ATGCAACGCTACTCGGGCTTCGGCCTCTTCAAACACTCCCTCAGCCACCACGAGAACTGGCAGCGCATGTGGCGCACGCCGACCCCTAAAAAGGTCTACGACGTGGTCATCGTTGGCGGTGGCGGCCATGGCCTGGCCACGGCCTACTACCTGGCCAAGGAACATGGCATCACCAATGTCGCGGTGGTTGAGAAAGGTTACCTGGGCGGCGGCAACACCGCCCGTAACACCACCATCGTGCGTTCCAACTACCTGTGGGACGAGTCGGCGCAGCTGTACGAGCACGCCATGAAGCTGTGGGAGGGCCTGTCCCAGGACATCAACTACAACGTGATGTTCTCCCAGCGCGGCGTCTACAACCTGTGCCATACCCTGCAGGACATTCGTGACTCCGAGCGCCGCGTCAGCGCCAACCGCCTCAACGGCGTCGATGGCGAACTGCTGAACACCGCCCAGGTCGCGGCCGAAATCCCGTACCTGGACTGCTCGAAGAACACCCGTTACCCGATTCTCGGCGCTACCGTTCAGCGCCGTGGCGGCGTCGCCCGTCACGACGCGGTGGCCTGGGGCTATGCCCGTGCCGCCGACGCCCTGGGCGTGGACCTGATCCAGCAGACCGAAGTGATCGGTTTCCGCAAGGAAAACGGTGCAGTGATCGGTGTGGAAACCAACAAAGGCTTCATCGGCGCCAAGCGCGTCGGCGTGGTCACCGCCGGTAACTCCGGGCACATGGCCAAGCTGGCCGGCTTCCGCCTGCCGCTGGAATCGCACCCCCTGCAAGCACTGGTGTCCGAGCCGATCAAGCCGATCATCGATAGCGTGATCATGTCCAACGCCGTGCACGGCTACATCAGCCAGTCCGACAAGGGCGACCTGGTGATCGGCGCCGGTATCGACGGCTGGGTCGGCTACGGCCAGCGCGGTTCGTACCCGGTCATCGAGCACACCCTGCAGGCCATCGTCGAGATGTTCCCCAACCTCTCGCGCGTGCGCATGAACCGCCAGTGGGGCGGCATCGTCGACACCTCGCCGGACGCCTGCCCGATCATCTCCAAGACCCCGGTCAAGAACATGTTCTTCAACTGCGGCTGGGGCACCGGCGGCTTCAAGGCGACCCCGGGCTCGGGCAACG
- the gbcB gene encoding glycine-betaine demethylase subunit GbcB, producing the protein MSDTFLNPVTTQTWANGRHIVRCVKVIQETWDVRTFCFMADQPIMFFFKPGQFVTLELEIEGKPVMRSYTISSSPSVPYSFSITVKRVPGGHVSNYLHDTMHEGFEVPVHGPVGLFNAIDFPAGKVLYLSGGVGITPVMSMARWFYDTNANVDMVFVHSARSPKDIIYHRELEQMASRIPNFSLHIICEKHGLGEPWAGYRGYLNQRLMELIAPDYMEREVFCCGPTPYMTAVKRMLEAVGFDMKNYHEESFGATPAEAKADAVEHAEQAADAPEVDVSELNLVEFIGSEKSIRVVPGETVHAAAAKVGLMIPKACGMGICGTCKVLKLGGEVEMEHNGGITEEDEAEGYILSCCSVPKGDVRIDY; encoded by the coding sequence ATGTCCGATACATTCCTCAATCCGGTCACCACCCAGACCTGGGCCAATGGCCGCCACATCGTGCGTTGCGTCAAGGTCATCCAGGAGACCTGGGACGTGCGCACCTTCTGCTTCATGGCCGACCAGCCGATCATGTTCTTCTTCAAGCCTGGGCAGTTCGTCACCCTGGAACTGGAGATCGAAGGCAAGCCGGTGATGCGCTCCTACACCATCTCCAGTTCGCCGTCGGTGCCCTACAGCTTTTCGATCACCGTCAAGCGGGTGCCGGGCGGGCATGTGTCCAACTACCTGCACGACACCATGCACGAAGGCTTTGAAGTGCCTGTGCACGGCCCGGTGGGGCTGTTCAACGCCATCGACTTCCCGGCGGGCAAGGTGCTGTACCTCTCTGGCGGTGTCGGTATCACACCGGTGATGTCCATGGCCCGCTGGTTCTACGACACCAATGCCAATGTCGACATGGTGTTCGTGCACAGCGCCCGCTCCCCCAAAGACATCATCTACCACCGCGAACTGGAGCAGATGGCTTCCCGCATCCCCAACTTCAGCCTGCACATCATTTGCGAGAAGCACGGCCTGGGTGAGCCTTGGGCGGGTTATCGCGGCTATCTTAACCAACGGCTGATGGAACTGATCGCGCCCGATTACATGGAGCGCGAGGTGTTCTGCTGCGGCCCGACGCCCTACATGACTGCGGTCAAGCGCATGCTCGAGGCGGTCGGCTTCGACATGAAGAACTACCACGAGGAGTCGTTCGGCGCGACGCCGGCAGAGGCCAAGGCCGATGCCGTGGAGCATGCCGAGCAGGCGGCCGATGCGCCGGAAGTGGACGTGTCCGAGCTCAACCTGGTGGAGTTCATCGGCAGCGAGAAGAGCATCCGAGTCGTTCCTGGCGAGACCGTGCATGCGGCGGCGGCCAAGGTCGGGCTGATGATCCCCAAAGCTTGCGGCATGGGCATCTGCGGGACCTGCAAGGTGCTCAAGCTGGGTGGCGAGGTGGAGATGGAGCACAACGGCGGGATTACCGAGGAAGATGAAGCCGAGGGCTATATCCTGTCGTGCTGCAGCGTACCCAAAGGGGACGTGCGGATCGATTACTGA
- a CDS encoding electron transfer flavoprotein subunit beta yields MSTKVISLVSIGAHPSSGRARRAEQDARAVELGLQLAGDNLQVVHAGDPQEEALRAYLGMGLDHLDVLEQPAGADVLGVLGDYLRDAGAQLVLTGSQAETGEGSGMLPFLLAEKLGWPLIVGLAEVESIENGTAQVLQALPRGQRRRLKVRLPLLATVDNAAPKPRQSAFGPARRGVLAARNVAIVEDDLLAEAELQPARPRPKRLKVIKAKSGADRMKAATAKASGGGGKVLKDVSPQEGAEAILKLLVEEGVLR; encoded by the coding sequence ATGAGTACGAAAGTGATCAGCCTGGTTTCCATCGGGGCCCACCCTAGCTCCGGCCGGGCCCGGCGCGCTGAGCAGGATGCGCGCGCGGTGGAACTGGGTTTGCAGCTGGCTGGGGATAACTTGCAGGTGGTGCATGCTGGCGACCCACAGGAGGAAGCATTGCGCGCCTACCTGGGCATGGGCCTGGATCACCTGGATGTGCTGGAGCAGCCCGCCGGAGCCGATGTGCTGGGCGTGCTGGGCGATTACCTGCGCGACGCCGGGGCACAGCTGGTGCTGACCGGCAGCCAGGCCGAGACGGGTGAGGGCTCGGGCATGTTGCCCTTCCTGTTGGCCGAAAAGCTTGGCTGGCCATTGATCGTGGGGCTGGCCGAGGTGGAGTCGATTGAAAACGGCACCGCCCAGGTATTGCAGGCGCTGCCGCGTGGTCAGCGGCGCCGGCTGAAAGTGCGCCTGCCGTTGCTGGCGACTGTGGATAACGCCGCGCCCAAGCCGCGCCAGAGCGCATTCGGGCCGGCGCGCCGGGGTGTGCTGGCGGCGCGCAATGTGGCGATCGTCGAGGATGATCTGCTGGCCGAGGCCGAGTTGCAGCCGGCACGGCCACGGCCCAAGCGGCTTAAGGTGATCAAGGCCAAAAGCGGCGCCGACCGGATGAAGGCGGCGACCGCCAAGGCCAGTGGCGGTGGCGGCAAGGTGCTGAAGGATGTTTCGCCACAGGAAGGCGCCGAGGCCATCCTCAAGCTGCTGGTGGAAGAGGGCGTGCTGCGCTGA
- a CDS encoding serine hydroxymethyltransferase, with protein MFSKQDQIQGYDDALLAAMNAEEQRQEDHIELIASENYTSKRVMQAQGSGLTNKYAEGYPGKRYYGGCEHVDKVEALAIERAKQLFGADYANVQPHSGSSANSAVYLALLQAGDTILGMSLAHGGHLTHGAKVSSSGKLYNAVQYGIDTNTGLIDYDEVERLAVEHKPKMIVAGFSAYSKTLDFPRFRAIADKVGALLFVDMAHVAGLVAAGLYPNPIPFADVVTTTTHKTLRGPRGGLILAKSNEEIEKKLNAAVFPGAQGGPLMHVIAAKAVCFKEAQEAEFKSYQKQVIENAQAMAQVFIDRGYDVVSGGTDNHLFLVSLIRQGLTGKDADAALGRAHITVNKNAVPNDPQSPFVTSGLRIGTPAVTTRGFKVAQCVALAGWICDILDNLGDADVEADVAKNVAALCADFPVYR; from the coding sequence ATGTTCAGCAAGCAAGACCAGATCCAGGGTTACGACGACGCACTGCTGGCGGCGATGAATGCCGAAGAACAGCGCCAGGAAGATCACATCGAGCTGATCGCCTCGGAGAACTACACCAGCAAGCGCGTCATGCAGGCCCAAGGCAGCGGCCTGACCAACAAGTACGCCGAAGGCTACCCAGGCAAGCGCTACTACGGTGGCTGCGAGCACGTCGACAAGGTCGAGGCGCTGGCCATCGAGCGCGCCAAGCAGCTGTTCGGCGCCGACTACGCCAACGTTCAGCCGCACTCCGGCTCTTCGGCCAACAGTGCGGTTTACCTGGCCCTGCTGCAGGCCGGTGACACCATCCTTGGCATGAGCCTGGCCCACGGCGGCCACCTGACCCACGGCGCCAAAGTGTCGTCTTCGGGCAAGCTGTACAACGCCGTGCAGTACGGCATCGATACCAACACCGGCCTGATCGATTACGACGAGGTCGAGCGCCTGGCCGTCGAGCACAAGCCGAAGATGATCGTTGCCGGCTTCTCGGCATACTCCAAAACCCTCGATTTCCCACGCTTTCGCGCCATCGCCGACAAGGTCGGTGCACTGCTGTTCGTCGACATGGCCCACGTCGCCGGCCTGGTTGCCGCTGGCCTGTACCCGAACCCGATCCCATTCGCCGACGTGGTGACCACCACCACCCACAAGACCCTGCGCGGCCCACGTGGCGGCCTGATCCTGGCCAAGTCGAACGAAGAGATCGAGAAAAAGCTCAACGCCGCTGTGTTCCCTGGCGCCCAGGGCGGCCCGCTGATGCACGTCATCGCCGCCAAGGCTGTGTGCTTCAAGGAAGCTCAGGAGGCTGAGTTCAAGAGCTACCAGAAGCAGGTCATCGAGAACGCCCAGGCCATGGCCCAGGTATTCATCGACCGCGGCTACGACGTGGTCTCCGGCGGCACCGACAACCACCTGTTCCTGGTCAGCCTCATCCGCCAGGGCCTGACCGGCAAAGATGCCGACGCAGCCCTGGGCCGCGCGCACATCACCGTCAACAAGAACGCCGTGCCGAACGACCCGCAATCGCCGTTCGTCACTTCCGGCCTGCGCATCGGTACCCCGGCTGTCACCACCCGCGGCTTCAAGGTCGCCCAGTGTGTGGCCCTGGCCGGCTGGATCTGCGACATCCTCGACAACCTCGGTGACGCTGACGTCGAAGCCGATGTGGCGAAGAACGTCGCGGCCCTGTGCGCAGACTTCCCTGTTTACCGCTGA
- a CDS encoding cell division protein ZapA, protein MRLQAQPVNVVSILGNDYSIKAPEGQEETLAQAVRMLNTALAETKRSYPTLIGDKLLVLAALNLCSKQVELQKEHQQTLERTQAQIDATVDAIVRTIAEQ, encoded by the coding sequence ATGAGACTGCAAGCGCAGCCGGTCAATGTCGTGTCGATCCTCGGCAACGACTATTCGATCAAGGCGCCCGAAGGCCAGGAAGAAACCCTGGCGCAGGCGGTACGCATGCTCAACACCGCCCTTGCCGAAACCAAACGTTCGTACCCGACCCTGATCGGCGATAAGCTGCTGGTGCTGGCCGCCCTGAATCTGTGTTCCAAGCAGGTTGAACTGCAGAAGGAACATCAGCAGACACTGGAGCGTACACAGGCACAGATCGACGCCACGGTGGACGCGATCGTTCGGACCATCGCCGAACAGTAA